In one Arachis duranensis cultivar V14167 chromosome 9, aradu.V14167.gnm2.J7QH, whole genome shotgun sequence genomic region, the following are encoded:
- the LOC107466629 gene encoding uncharacterized protein LOC107466629 → MRFSLVTCKPQVAFCKPENIHAHNDGKNAFLELGFNNWKKVNNGVNCTFVCHEGSISNSPHNLCVKSCDDLLAQSKHIDKVLDKHSDETIANNRLRLKTYIDAIRWLAFQACAFRGDDESPGSLNRENFIELIKLLASCNQNVNNIVLENAPGNAQYISPGVQKDILHIFARKVRATIREETGDSKFCIIIDKAIDESKREQISVVLKFVDKHDCVQERFFDLIHVSDTCSLTLKTEISSVLSRHNLDVQNLRGQGYDGATLVSAAKEVCYVHQFFSKLTLIVNVVTISPKRHHQLRIAQANNVANLISDDQIVIGSGLNQIGTLQRAGDTRCRSHLNSVRSLLCMFDATYEVLEKSTEEGNFSTRGDASAASDAITSFEFVFVLHLMRNILEVSHDLCQALQRKNQDIFNVLTLISTTKTLIQRMRESSWEAS, encoded by the exons ATGCGCTTTAGTCTCGTCACCTGCAAACCGCAG GTTGCATTTTGTAAGCCTGAAAATATACA TGCTCACAATGATGGAAAAAATGCATTTTTAGAGTTAGGATTTAATAATTGGAAGAAAGTAAATAATGGAGTGAATTGTACATTTGTATGTCACGAGGGTTCTATTTCTAATTCTCCCCATAATTTATGTGTGAAATCTTGTGATGATTTATTGGCTCAATCTAAGCATATAGACAAAGTTCTTGATAAGCATAGTGATGAAACTATTGCAAATAACCGCTTAAGGTTGAAGACATATATTGATGCTATTCGATGGCTTGCATTTCAAGCATGTGCATTTAGAGGCGACGATGAAAGTCCTGGATCTTTGAATAGGGAAAATTTTATTGAGTTAATTAAGCTTTTAGCTTCATGTAATCAGAATGTTAATAATATTGTCCTTGAAAATGCTCCTGGAAATGCTCAATATATATCTCCCGGTGTTCAAAAAGATATATTGCATATCTTTGCTAGAAAAGTGCGTGCAACAATTCGAGAAGAAACTGGTGATtctaaattttgtataattattgaTAAAGCAATAGATGAGTCAAAGCGAGAACAAATATCTGTGGTTTTGAAATTTGTAGACAAGCACGATTGTGTTCAAGAAAGATTTTTTGATCTTATACATGTTTCTGATACGTGTTCTTTGACATTGAAAACAGAAATTTCATCAGTTCTTTCTCGTCATAATCTTGATGTTCAAAATCTTAGGGGACAAGGATACGATGGAGCTA CACTTGTTTCTGCAGCCAAAGAAGTTTGTTATGTTCATCAATTCTTTTCCAAACTTACACTAATTGTGAATGTTGTGACTATTTCTCCTAAACGTCATCATCAGTTAAGGATTGCTCAAGCAAATAATGTTGCAAACTTAATTTCTGATGATCAAATTGTGATAGGTAGTGGACTTAATCAAATTGGTACTTTGCAAAGAGCTGGAGATACTAGATGTAGGTCTCATTTGAATTCTGTACGTAGCTTGCTATGCATGTTTGATGCTACTTATGAAGTTCTTGAAAAAAGCACTGAAGAAGGTAATTTCTCCACTCGTGGTGATGCTAGTGCTGCTTCTGATGCTATCACATCTTTTGAATTTGTCTTTGTTTTGCATTTGATGAGAAATATTTTGGAAGTCAGTCATGATCTTTGTCAAGCTTTGCAACGAAAAAATCAAGACATATTTAATGTTTTAACTCTGATTTCTACTACCAAGACTTTAATCCAACGAATGAGAGAATCAAGTTGGGAGGCTTCATAA
- the LOC107466635 gene encoding small acidic protein 1 translates to MRPMPMDLFGEMDEQVSAMAMDVDDVDPLEIFPEGVISADNKLADADFFNNFEDDFDDADIN, encoded by the coding sequence ATGAGGCCAATGCCAATGGATTTGTTCGGAGAGATGGATGAGCAGGTCTCCGCCATGGCCATGGATGTTGACGACGTAGACCCTCTCGAGATCTTCCCGGAGGGCGTCATCTCCGCCGACAACAAGCTCGCCGACGCCGATTTCTTCAACAACTTCGAAGACGATTTCGACGATGCTGATATCAACTAA